The Micromonospora sp. Llam0 genome contains a region encoding:
- a CDS encoding ABC transporter substrate-binding protein translates to MTGAGFQGREAPLLVARAQGWFRDEGLAVEVLPGKGSGENLKLLAAGQVDVATLDVNAAMIEASAPGGIRDFRLTSVLHQRNLACFVALASSGIRTPGDLAGRRLSYLPGGINHVLFPTYAQLAGFDPSGVQWVGNPVPAQHAALLAEGRVDAISQFVPAVESVRSVAKQDLSVLPFADWIGDLHGSAMAVSTATATNLAAVVRRFNRALLRGLDYCMSHPDQAGKAYASQPETQGQQAHLATAELTALRGYVTPAEGRLGHFDEARVARNIAILHGAGAIPVGLVPSDIIAPDLVP, encoded by the coding sequence TTGACGGGTGCCGGGTTCCAGGGGCGGGAAGCGCCGCTGCTGGTGGCGCGGGCGCAGGGTTGGTTCCGTGACGAGGGCCTGGCCGTGGAGGTGCTGCCGGGCAAGGGGTCGGGCGAGAACCTGAAGCTGCTGGCGGCCGGACAGGTCGACGTGGCGACGCTGGACGTGAACGCCGCGATGATCGAGGCCAGCGCACCCGGCGGCATCCGGGACTTCCGGCTGACATCGGTGCTGCACCAGCGGAACCTGGCGTGTTTCGTGGCGTTGGCGTCGTCGGGGATCCGCACGCCGGGTGATCTGGCGGGCCGGCGGTTGTCGTACCTGCCGGGCGGCATCAACCATGTTCTGTTCCCGACGTATGCACAGCTGGCCGGCTTCGACCCCTCGGGTGTGCAGTGGGTGGGCAACCCGGTGCCGGCCCAGCACGCAGCGCTGCTCGCCGAAGGAAGAGTCGACGCCATCAGCCAGTTCGTGCCGGCGGTGGAGTCGGTGCGATCCGTCGCGAAGCAGGACCTGTCGGTGCTGCCGTTCGCTGACTGGATCGGTGACCTGCACGGCTCGGCGATGGCCGTCTCCACAGCGACCGCGACCAACCTTGCCGCCGTGGTCCGCCGGTTCAACCGGGCACTGCTACGCGGGCTGGACTACTGCATGAGCCATCCCGACCAGGCAGGCAAGGCGTACGCGTCACAGCCAGAGACGCAGGGCCAGCAGGCCCACCTCGCCACCGCCGAACTGACCGCGCTGCGCGGCTACGTCACCCCGGCAGAAGGACGCCTCGGCCACTTCGACGAGGCGAGGGTGGCCCGCAACATCGCGATCCTGCATGGTGCAGGTGCCATACCCGTTGGTCTGGTGCCGTCGGACATCATCGCCCCGGACCTCGTCCCATGA
- a CDS encoding class I SAM-dependent methyltransferase, with amino-acid sequence MTTSTYLFGDAPPDTRDDNAVMLDALAGMLDPFSRRQLRRVGVRADARCLVVAVGASCIAATLAEMAPHGDIAATDIDLTPSRRHPRIRLIRHNIVTDPLPDDGYDLIHVRLLLAHLPTDQRTAVLTRLVDALTPGGLLIVEEFEPTWRSSVLSAPDPDEADRLFAAYHRAFGAVLTGSGNDLTWGRRAHHAMRALGLHVDTNGHTGTWTGGQPGCLLPYATAGVIRDRLTAAGMTPDDIDAFRTLLLHPDLVVKGNLALSHVGRAPTGS; translated from the coding sequence GTGACCACGTCCACCTACCTGTTCGGCGACGCCCCACCCGACACCCGCGACGACAACGCGGTCATGCTCGACGCCCTGGCCGGCATGCTCGACCCGTTCTCCCGCCGGCAGCTGCGCCGGGTCGGAGTCCGCGCCGACGCCCGATGCCTCGTCGTCGCCGTCGGAGCCAGCTGCATCGCCGCAACCCTCGCCGAGATGGCCCCGCACGGCGACATCGCCGCCACCGACATCGACCTCACCCCGAGCCGCCGGCACCCCCGCATCCGGCTGATCCGCCACAACATCGTCACCGACCCGTTGCCCGACGACGGCTACGACCTCATCCACGTCCGGCTTCTCCTCGCGCACCTGCCTACCGACCAGCGCACCGCCGTACTCACCCGGCTCGTCGACGCCCTCACCCCCGGCGGACTGCTCATCGTTGAAGAGTTCGAACCCACCTGGCGCAGCTCCGTGCTGTCCGCCCCGGACCCCGACGAGGCCGACCGGCTTTTCGCCGCCTACCACCGGGCGTTCGGGGCCGTGCTCACCGGCTCCGGCAACGACCTGACGTGGGGTCGCCGCGCGCACCACGCGATGCGTGCTCTCGGCCTGCACGTCGACACGAACGGCCACACCGGTACGTGGACCGGCGGGCAACCCGGCTGCCTCCTGCCCTACGCCACCGCCGGAGTCATCCGCGACCGGCTCACCGCCGCCGGCATGACCCCCGACGACATCGACGCCTTCCGCACGCTTCTGCTCCACCCCGACCTGGTGGTCAAAGGCAACCTCGCCCTGTCCCACGTCGGCCGCGCCCCCACCGGCAGTTGA
- a CDS encoding ABC transporter permease, translated as MNRRMPPMPSLASAVTARLWMVVAGACPPVLGVAGLVAVWWAAVEVSGVADYVVPPPFAVAAVIRDQPGYLFHHASVTLTTAMAGYTIAAVTAIMLGTVLAMSRPLARALTPTLLVLSVLPKPALVPVLIIALGFGAGPKIVLVWLMCFLPIALATATGLTATPADLVELARSLTASRWQTFVKVRLPAALPHLYSGLRIALPLALIGAIVSELFGGLAGLGVVIQHAGTRADMAFAAIAVLAAMSTAMYGLLTAACARAAPWVPHTTA; from the coding sequence ATGAACCGGCGCATGCCGCCGATGCCGAGTCTCGCCTCGGCTGTCACCGCGCGGCTGTGGATGGTAGTCGCGGGAGCCTGCCCGCCGGTTCTCGGTGTGGCCGGGCTGGTCGCCGTCTGGTGGGCCGCCGTCGAGGTGTCCGGCGTGGCCGACTATGTTGTGCCGCCGCCCTTCGCGGTCGCCGCCGTGATCCGCGACCAGCCCGGCTACCTGTTCCACCACGCCAGCGTCACCCTCACCACAGCGATGGCCGGCTACACCATCGCCGCCGTCACGGCGATCATGCTCGGCACTGTCCTGGCCATGTCCCGGCCACTAGCGCGGGCACTCACCCCGACCCTGCTGGTCCTCAGCGTGCTACCGAAACCCGCCCTGGTGCCGGTGCTGATCATCGCCCTCGGCTTCGGCGCCGGGCCGAAAATCGTCCTGGTCTGGCTGATGTGCTTCCTCCCGATCGCCCTCGCGACAGCCACCGGTCTGACGGCCACCCCGGCGGATCTGGTCGAGCTGGCCCGATCCCTGACCGCCTCCCGCTGGCAGACGTTCGTCAAGGTCCGACTGCCGGCCGCACTACCGCACCTGTACTCCGGGCTGCGGATCGCGTTACCCCTCGCCCTGATCGGCGCCATCGTGTCGGAGTTGTTCGGCGGGCTCGCCGGGCTCGGCGTCGTCATCCAGCACGCCGGAACCCGCGCCGACATGGCCTTCGCCGCCATCGCGGTCCTCGCCGCCATGAGCACCGCGATGTACGGGCTACTCACCGCAGCCTGCGCCAGGGCGGCGCCGTGGGTCCCGCACACAACCGCCTGA